From the genome of Onthophagus taurus isolate NC chromosome 5, IU_Otau_3.0, whole genome shotgun sequence, one region includes:
- the LOC111426570 gene encoding ADP-ribose pyrophosphatase, mitochondrial, protein MLLKRMVHYKCRNNKYPFTDIQRLIISDDLVPWNVENKNYNPPEYTSKSLENKPYADKNITDPSFNPKWNELDGSINRKSHEGPYKIINNVPLNLRGRTGLSGRGYLGRWGPNHAADPIVTRWKVNNGEIIKNLITMLPILQFCAIQRKDNNEWAIPGGMVDPGENVSETLKREFMEEALSSLELPQDDSIKEKEKISQFFKQGVEIYKGYVDDPRNTDNAWIETVAFNFHDESGDAVGRLSLKAGDDAKNVKWMDIDKNLELYASHEEFIKKVVELRKCHW, encoded by the coding sequence atgttattaaaaaggatggttcattataaatgtagaaataataaatatcctTTCACGGATATACAAAGGTTAATAATAAGCGATGATTTAGTTCCATGGAACGTCGAAAATAAGAATTATAACCCCCCGGAATATACATCAAAATCGTTAGAAAATAAACCTTACGCAGATAAAAACATAACCGATCCAAGTTTTAACCCGAAATGGAACGAATTAGATGGTTCAATAAACCGGAAAAGCCACGAGGGaccttataaaataataaataatgttccTTTAAATTTAAGGGGGCGCACCGGATTGAGTGGACGAGGTTATTTGGGGAGATGGGGTCCAAATCACGCCGCAGATCCGATTGTAACTCGTTGGAAAGTTAACAATGGAGAAATTATAAAGAATCTTATAACAATGTTGCCTATATTACAATTTTGCGCCATTCAAAGAAAAGATAATAACGAATGGGCTATCCCAGGGGGGATGGTTGATCCTGGAGAAAATGTTAGTGAGACATTAAAACGAGAATTCATGGAGGAAGCTTTGAGCTCATTGGAGTTACCTCAAGACGattcaataaaagaaaaagaaaaaataagtcaattttttaaacaaggaGTTGAAATTTATAAAGGTTACGTCGATGATCCAAGGAATACAGATAACGCTTGGATTGAAACGGTTGCTTTTAATTTCCATGATGAATCCGGTGACGCGGTTGGGAGGCTTTCATTAAAAGCGGGGGATGAtgccaaaaatgtgaaatggatggatattgataaaaatttggaATTGTATGCGAGCCATgaagaatttataaaaaaagttgttgaatTAAGGAAATGTCATTGGTAA
- the LOC111426567 gene encoding kelch-like protein 18, which translates to MSGFRSMKMELEAIDLHRNFYETNNESFVFQQNDLFPSSFPIMEEIRRQGKLCDVVLKIDDQSFSAHKIILASTIPYFHAMFTNDMVESRQQEIEIHGIEANALEALVNFAYSGRVVLDKSNVQSIMIGASFLQLSKVRDACAKYLLQRLHPQNALGIRQFADTLGCTTLVDSAEKYIEQCFHEVSLSEEYLNLPVQEVKSLLQRNELRVESEEQVFEACMRWVKYTDQRTHHLPELLAEVRLPLLSPLYLTDRVATEELIRSSHQCRDLLDEARVFHLIPERRPLLQSFRTKQRACEVRGHIYVVGGLNRHGDSLSTVEYYDPKTNTWHMAQAMSMLRSRLGVAVLRGKLYAFGGYNGKDRLASVEVYDATKKTWSMVCSMQCKRSALGACSLGDIIYVCGGYDGVTSLNSVERYHPDTNTWLPMAPMNKSRSAGAVIACQGYVYALGGHDGLSIFDSVERYDPNTNTWSEATPMLTKRCRLGVAMLGGKLYACGGYDGISFLQTVEVYDPNTNKWAFVAPMNDQRSRVALTANMGKLWAVGGYDGVSNLTSMEVYDPTTDTWTFASSMIAHEGGVGVGVISLP; encoded by the exons ATGAGTGGTTTCCGATCTATGAAGATGGAACTCGAGGCTATTGACTTACACCGAAATTTCTATGAGACGAACAATGAAAGCTTTGTTTTCCAACAAAACGATCTCTTCCCGTCGTCTTTTCCTATCATGGAAGAAATCCGTCGACAAGGAAAACTGTGTGACGTTGTTTTAAAGATTGATGATCAATCATTTAGTGCACACAAGATCATTTTAGCCTCTACAATTCCTTATTTTCACGCTATGTTTACGAATGATATGGTGGAAAGTCGCCAACAAGAAATTGAAATACATGGAATTGAAGCTAA tgcTTTAGAAGCTTTGGTGAACTTTGCTTATTCTGGACGAGTTGTGTTAGATAAAAGTAACGTGCAAAGTATTATGATTGGAGCTTCTTTTCTACAATTAAGCAAAGTGCGGGACGCTTGCgctaaatatttattacaaagaCTACACCCCCAAAACGCTCTCGGTATTCGACAATTCGCAGACACTTTAGGTTGTACAACTTTGGTTGATTCAGCCGAAAAATACATAGAGCAATGTTTTCACGAAGTTTCTTTGTCCGAGgagtatttaaatttacctgtACAGGAAGTTAAAAGTCTTTTACAACGAAACGAACTTAGAGTTGAAag tgaAGAACAAGTTTTTGAGGCTTGCATGCGATGGGTTAAATACACGGATCAACGTACTCATCATCTACCGGAGTTATTAGCTGAAGTAAGATTGCCTTTATTGTCTCCGTTGTATTTAACCGATCGTGTCGCAACTGAGGAGTTAATCAGATCGTCTCATCAATGCAg AGATTTATTGGATGAAGCAAGAGTTTTCCATTTAATTCCCGAACGCCGCCCTTTATTGCAAAGTTTTCGGACGAAACAACGCGCTTGTGAGGTTCGGGGGCACATTTACGTGGTCGGTGGATTGAATCGCCATGGCGACTCCTTGAGTACCGTCGAATATTATGATCCAAAAACGAATACTTGGCATATGGCTCAAGCTATGTCCATGTTAAG ATCTCGATTAGGAGTAGCAGTATTAAGAGGAAAACTTTACGCTTTTGGAGGTTATAATGGGAAAGATCGCTTGGCTAGTGTTGAAGTGTACGATGCTACGAAAAAAACTTGGTCAATGGTGTGTTCCATGCAATGTAAAAGAag tgCTTTGGGTGCTTGTTCACTCGGAGATATTATTTACGTCTGCGGAGGTTACGATGGTGTTACATCTTTGAATTCCGTTGAAAGGTATCATCCTGATACTAACACTTGGTTGCCGATGGCTCCAATGAATAAATCAAGAAGCGCTGGCGCTGTTATCGCTTGCCAAG gttatgtttatgcTTTGGGTGGTCACGATGGCCTTTCAATTTTCGATTCAGTCGAACGTTACGATCCAAATACTAACACTTGGTCGGAAGCGACTCCAATGCTGAcgaaaag atgtaGATTGGGCGTGGCTATGCTAGGTGGAAAATTATATGCCTGTGGGGGCTATGATGGAATCTCATTCTTACAAACTGTAGAAGTTTACGACCCAAACACCAACAA atgggCTTTTGTAGCTCCGATGAATGATCAAAGATCACGCGTTGCTTTAACGGCAAATATGGGGAAATTATGGGCTGTTGGCGGTTATGATGGTGTCTCAAATTTAACTTCTATGGAAGTTTACGATCCGACCACCGACACTTGGACGTTTGCGTCTTCAATGATCGCTCATGAGGGTGGTGTCGGAGTCGGGGTGATATCTCTTCCTTGA